From a region of the Leishmania major strain Friedlin complete genome, chromosome 32 genome:
- a CDS encoding putative ubiquitin hydrolase — translation MNNSNFCFMNSMLQALMFIPSFAQLTVSVSCDAQARQLCPTLVTLGKWTLQYWKPGFTRLAMIAPTLMPRVPAGANNSNSGAPRSAVVPASQRILDGSVQEDAQEFLQKLLERVHEELVGLEEAFQQADASEAATESEMGSIGPAATASTASGGGRTDAPDDATTSTFPKKGWTFVKGKEKLAVREHEDTRGQSKLLSSIFGGTLESHLQGKQRQRNRVSVLIERYYCLPVDVGFAPECTVEQALERTFMTERIYDSEHEKNLKKTLRLGHLPSILFLQLRRWAVTREGELVKLDNVVRVTRTLLIPRTICADDTLGNTERMYRLLSVVCHRGDAVSRGHYVTYLMHHAATPAALKVQASEPGNKDTAILRSPPGAATVILCNDANISVCPAKNMEKETVYFLVYQKTS, via the coding sequence ATGAATAACAGCAACTTCTGCTTCATGAATTCGATGCTGCAGGCACTCATGTTCATACCCTCCTTTGCGCAACTGACCGTCTCCGTCAGCTGTGATGCGCAGGCACGCCAGCTGTGCCCGACCCTGGTGACCCTTGGAAAGTGGACACTTCAGTACTGGAAGCCCGGTTTCACGCGGCTAGCGATGATAGCCCCAACGTTGATGCCACGCGTGCCTGCTGGCGCCAACAACAGTAACAGCGGCGCTCCTCGGTCGGCCGTGGTGCCCGCCTCGCAGCGGATCCTTGACGGCTCTGTGCAGGAGGATGCGCAGGAGTTTCTGCAGAAGTTGCTGGAGCGTGTGCATGAAGAGCTGGTGGGTCTCGAGGAAGCGTTTCAGCAGGCCGACGCCTCTGAAGCGGCTACGGAGAGTGAAATGGGGTCGATTGGCCCTGCTGCCACGGCGAGCACCgccagtggtggtggccgcacCGATGCTCCGGACGACGCCACCACCTCGACCTTTCCCAAGAAGGGCTGGACCTTTGTGAAGGGAAAGGAGAAACTGGCGGTGCGGGAGCACGAGGATACGCGAGGGCAGTCAAAACTGCTCTCAAGTATCTTTGGCGGAACGCTGGAGAGCCACTTGCAAGggaagcagcgccagcgaAACCGCGTGTCAGTGCTCATCGAGAGGTACTACTGTCTCCCCGTCGACGTTGGCTTTGCGCCGGAGTGTACTGTTGAGCAAGCTCTCGAGCGCACCTTCATGACAGAGCGCATTTATGACAGCGAGCACGAGAAAAACCTCAAGAAGAcgctccgcctcggccaTCTACCCTCCATTCTttttctgcagctgcgccgctgggcCGTGACGCGCGAGGGCGAGCTCGTGAAGCTCGACAATGTTGTGCGTGTCACGCGCACCTTGCTGATTCCTCGTACTATCTGCGCTGATGATACACTTGGCAACACCGAGCGAATGTACCGTCTCCTGTCGGTTGTGTGCCACCGCGGTGACGCCGTTAGTCGGGGGCACTATGTCACCTACTTGATGCACCACGCTGCGACCCCAGCTGCCCTGAAGGTGCAGGCGAGTGAGCCGGGAAACAAGGATACTGCAATCCTGCGCTCGCCGCCTGGCGCGGCGACAGTGATTCTCTGCAATGACGCCAACATTTCCGTGTGTCCAGCAAAGAACATGGAGAAGGAGACCGTGTACTTTCTCGTCTACCAGAAGACAAGCTGA